One segment of Pseudobythopirellula maris DNA contains the following:
- a CDS encoding sensor histidine kinase → MPRRPVRLPIRNQFLFPLVAVAVASLAAVAVVNAWLATSRTRDRVEHQLRGVAAVLDASRFPLTDAVLRQMRGLSGAEYLLLDESGNRVASSGEGLSPPSQPTAPPATGADRVVLGKMVTVADRRYYHSSMRLTRPSAVRAPRVLHVFFPRDEYNAAWRSLFLPPLVVGGATIAAVMLVTHLVASRISRALGRLGAEVSRLAGGDFSELEPPTTDDETRRLALAVNQTARRLAEYEQQVRGAERMRTLSTLGAGLAHEIRNAATGCRMAVDLHTEACPAAGPDDDTLEVARRQLLLMENRLQQLLRLGKEDDSPGDQEFDLVELVEGLVLLATPSAEHAGVALDWRAPDSPILVEADPQQLSQAVMNLLLNAMEAARRHAARAAEALPHAGAYVRIELTANARGAELLVADSGEGPSPEVSDSLFDPFVTDKPEGIGLGLAVTRRTVESCGGTIDWRRRSDDNQAGETQFVLRLPTHPSGAAAHG, encoded by the coding sequence CACCAATTGCGTGGCGTGGCGGCGGTGCTCGACGCGAGCCGCTTCCCGCTGACCGACGCGGTGCTGCGGCAGATGCGAGGCCTCTCGGGCGCCGAATACCTGCTGCTCGACGAGTCGGGCAACCGGGTCGCTTCGAGCGGCGAGGGGCTCAGCCCCCCCTCGCAACCGACCGCGCCGCCGGCCACCGGGGCCGATCGGGTCGTGCTCGGAAAGATGGTCACGGTCGCCGATCGCCGGTATTACCACTCTTCGATGCGGCTCACTCGGCCCTCGGCCGTCCGCGCGCCGCGCGTTTTGCATGTCTTCTTTCCACGCGACGAGTACAACGCCGCGTGGCGTTCGCTTTTCCTCCCGCCGCTCGTGGTAGGTGGGGCGACCATCGCCGCCGTGATGCTTGTGACACACTTGGTGGCGTCGCGCATCAGCCGTGCTCTAGGGCGCCTGGGCGCCGAGGTCTCTCGACTGGCGGGCGGCGACTTTTCTGAGTTGGAGCCCCCCACGACCGACGACGAAACCCGCCGTTTGGCCTTGGCGGTCAACCAAACAGCGCGGCGTCTCGCCGAGTACGAGCAACAAGTACGCGGCGCCGAGCGGATGCGGACGCTCTCGACCCTCGGCGCGGGCTTGGCCCACGAGATCCGCAACGCGGCGACCGGATGCCGGATGGCGGTCGACCTGCACACCGAGGCGTGTCCCGCCGCGGGCCCCGACGACGACACGCTCGAAGTGGCCCGCCGGCAGTTGCTGCTGATGGAGAACCGGCTGCAGCAGCTGCTCAGGCTCGGCAAGGAGGACGACTCGCCCGGCGATCAGGAATTCGACTTGGTCGAGCTCGTCGAAGGGCTGGTGTTGTTGGCCACGCCGTCTGCCGAACACGCCGGGGTGGCCCTCGACTGGCGTGCGCCGGACTCCCCCATTTTGGTCGAAGCCGATCCGCAGCAACTGAGCCAGGCGGTGATGAACCTGTTGCTCAACGCCATGGAAGCCGCCCGGCGCCACGCCGCGCGAGCGGCCGAAGCTTTGCCCCACGCGGGCGCTTACGTACGCATCGAACTCACGGCGAACGCCCGCGGCGCCGAGCTGCTCGTGGCCGATTCGGGCGAGGGCCCCAGCCCCGAAGTGTCCGACTCTTTGTTTGACCCTTTTGTGACCGACAAGCCCGAAGGCATCGGGCTGGGTCTCGCCGTGACGCGTCGCACGGTAGAATCGTGTGGGGGGACGATCGACTGGCGTCGTCGGTCCGACGACAACCAAGCGGGCGAGACGCAGTTCGTCCTCCGCCTTCCTACGCATCCCTCCGGAGCCGCCGCACATGGCTAA
- a CDS encoding sigma-54-dependent transcriptional regulator, producing MANVLVIDDEQSICWGLKRLCEGLGHSVTTAPSAEEGLRVVKALPPDLVLLDVRLPGVDGLTAMERMKALAFEAPIIVMTAFGDMKTAVAAVQGGAFEYLLKPFDLAEVRSAITRALRSEPPSAATPAPSLHGEMIGDTAEMQALFKQIALAASARANVMLQGESGVGKELAARAVHRHSANSSAPFVAVNVAALSPTVAESELFGHVDGSFTGASRTRAGLLARAHGGTLFLDEAGDIPMPLQVKLLRAIEEGEVLPVGADRTTPARFRVITATHQDLLSQVQAGEFRHDLYFRISAFQIAIPPLRERADDIPLLAQHFLSLSESSEKPIALASETLAELKRRPWRGNVRELRNAIEHAQVLARSGTILPEHLPAPQPWLGAAEAETADARLSDVSVRRAEELLDDPEAFGTVYSRLLGEVEGPLLARAMAKYDNECAPAARALGLHRTTLKRKLTEHGQQS from the coding sequence ATGGCTAACGTGTTGGTCATCGACGACGAACAATCGATCTGCTGGGGCCTCAAGCGTCTTTGCGAGGGCCTGGGGCACTCGGTGACGACCGCCCCCTCGGCCGAGGAGGGCCTGCGGGTCGTGAAGGCTTTGCCGCCCGACCTGGTGCTGCTCGACGTGCGACTGCCCGGCGTCGATGGGCTCACCGCGATGGAGCGGATGAAGGCGCTCGCTTTCGAGGCCCCGATTATTGTCATGACGGCGTTCGGCGACATGAAGACCGCGGTCGCCGCGGTGCAGGGGGGGGCGTTCGAGTACCTCCTCAAGCCGTTCGATCTTGCCGAGGTGCGTTCGGCGATCACTCGGGCGTTGCGTAGCGAGCCGCCGTCGGCCGCGACGCCGGCGCCGAGCCTCCACGGTGAGATGATCGGCGACACGGCTGAGATGCAAGCGTTGTTCAAGCAGATCGCGCTGGCCGCCTCTGCCCGGGCCAACGTGATGCTGCAGGGCGAGAGCGGTGTTGGCAAAGAATTGGCCGCCCGCGCCGTTCACCGCCACAGCGCCAATAGCTCCGCCCCGTTCGTGGCGGTCAACGTGGCGGCGCTGAGCCCCACGGTCGCCGAGTCGGAGCTGTTTGGCCACGTCGACGGCTCGTTCACGGGGGCGAGTCGCACGCGCGCGGGTCTGCTCGCTCGTGCCCACGGCGGCACACTGTTCCTCGACGAGGCGGGCGACATCCCGATGCCGCTGCAGGTGAAGCTGCTGCGCGCGATCGAAGAGGGCGAGGTGCTGCCCGTGGGCGCCGACCGCACGACCCCGGCGCGTTTTCGGGTGATCACGGCCACGCACCAAGACCTGCTGTCGCAAGTCCAGGCGGGCGAGTTCCGGCACGACCTCTACTTCCGCATCAGCGCTTTCCAAATCGCGATCCCCCCGCTCCGCGAGCGAGCGGACGACATCCCTTTGCTCGCCCAGCACTTTTTGTCGCTGTCGGAGTCGTCTGAGAAACCGATCGCCCTGGCAAGCGAGACCCTCGCCGAGCTGAAGCGGAGGCCGTGGCGCGGCAACGTGCGTGAGCTGCGCAACGCGATCGAGCACGCCCAGGTGTTGGCCCGCAGCGGGACGATTCTGCCGGAGCACCTGCCGGCTCCGCAGCCGTGGTTGGGCGCCGCGGAAGCCGAGACCGCAGACGCGCGCCTCTCCGACGTCTCGGTGCGAAGGGCCGAGGAGTTGCTCGACGACCCGGAGGCGTTCGGCACGGTTTACAGCCGGCTGCTCGGTGAGGTCGAGGGGCCGCTGCTAGCCAGAGCGATGGCGAAATACGACAACGAGTGCGCCCCGGCCGCCCGGGCGCTTGGGCTGCACCGCACGACCCTTAAGCGCAAGCTAACCGAGCACGGCCAGCAGAGCTAG